The following proteins are co-located in the Paenibacillus sp. JNUCC32 genome:
- a CDS encoding MerR family transcriptional regulator encodes MTYKTAQIAKLVGVHPNTIRLYEKLNLLPPIPRTESKYRIFNERHLEQLRLLRTAFRAEIISDRLRQEVYEIVKIAATDDIQGAYQSTLNYLEHLRIEKARAEEAISITLNIIENSKNKEEKVMFNGRVEAAEALGITKDVLRDWERNGLIEVPRNANGYRRYGSKEMSRLKIICILRSAHYSMMSILRMLNRLDRGEGNIREVINTPGEEEDIVYATDRYITALDMAEADALEMLKMLDAMRKGNS; translated from the coding sequence ATGACATATAAAACCGCTCAAATAGCCAAATTAGTAGGAGTCCATCCTAATACCATACGGCTATACGAAAAGCTGAATCTGCTTCCTCCGATACCAAGGACAGAAAGCAAATACCGAATCTTTAATGAGAGACATCTTGAACAGCTTAGACTGTTGCGTACTGCCTTCCGTGCGGAAATTATCAGTGACAGGCTCAGGCAGGAAGTCTATGAAATCGTGAAGATTGCAGCAACGGATGATATTCAGGGGGCGTATCAAAGCACGTTGAACTATTTAGAGCATTTGCGGATAGAAAAAGCTAGAGCTGAGGAAGCAATCAGCATTACGTTAAATATCATTGAGAACAGCAAAAACAAAGAAGAAAAGGTTATGTTCAATGGCAGAGTTGAAGCTGCCGAAGCTCTTGGCATTACAAAAGACGTTCTTCGTGATTGGGAGAGAAACGGCTTGATTGAGGTGCCGCGGAATGCCAACGGATACAGAAGATACGGCTCAAAGGAAATGAGTCGACTGAAAATCATCTGCATCCTTCGGAGTGCCCATTATTCCATGATGTCCATTCTTCGTATGCTGAATCGTCTGGATCGTGGAGAAGGGAATATACGGGAAGTTATTAATACGCCCGGTGAAGAGGAAGACATTGTTTATGCTACTGATCGGTATATTACAGCACTCGACATGGCAGAAGCAGATGCACTGGAAATGCTGAAAATGCTTGATGCCATGAGGAAAGGCAATTCTTGA